The genomic interval GGGCAGCGGCCTCGCCCGAACACCGCAGCGGCATGAGCCGTTTCGGCATTCCGACGGAACGGGCGCTGGGCATTGCGGTTCCCGCGCTGAGAAAGATCGCCCGGGAGACGGGTACGGACCACCCGCTGGCCGTCGCGCTTTGGGACACGGGCTGGCACGAGGCCCGCCTGCTGGCCCCGATGATCGCCGATCCCCGGCAGACGACCGTCGAACTCGTCGACCGCTGGACGCAACAGTTCGACGCATGGGACGTCTGCGACCTGTGCTGTCAGAACCTGTTGCGCCGCACCGCGTTCGCCTACGAGCTGATCGAGCGATACGCTCCGCGCGAGGAGGAATACGTCCGGCGCACGGCCTTCGCGCTGACGGCGGCGCTGGCGATCGGAGACAAGCGGTCGCCCGACGAGAGGTTTCTGCCGCTGCTCGGACTGATCGGAAAAGCTGCGGACGATCCGCGCAATTTCGTCAAGAAAGCCGTCAACTGGGCTCTGAGACAGATCGGCAAACGAAGCCTACGGCTGCACGGCGAGGCCGTCGGGCTGAGCCGGACGCTGGCCTCGTCGCAAGACCGTACGGCCCGCTGGATCGGCCGCGACGCCTTGCGCGAGCTGACCGATCCGAAAACGATCGCCCGGGTCGGGAAATAAGGCAGGGAAGAGAGTCGGCGGCGCTCAGCCGAAAACGGCGGCGGACCTCCAGTCCATGCGAAACGATGAAACGCGCACGAAGAAAACGCATCCGACGCGGACCGAGCGCCTCAAAAGACGATCCGACCGGA from Alistipes ihumii AP11 carries:
- a CDS encoding DNA alkylation repair protein, which encodes MNRADDLTAILRAAASPEHRSGMSRFGIPTERALGIAVPALRKIARETGTDHPLAVALWDTGWHEARLLAPMIADPRQTTVELVDRWTQQFDAWDVCDLCCQNLLRRTAFAYELIERYAPREEEYVRRTAFALTAALAIGDKRSPDERFLPLLGLIGKAADDPRNFVKKAVNWALRQIGKRSLRLHGEAVGLSRTLASSQDRTARWIGRDALRELTDPKTIARVGK